Proteins from one Ranitomeya variabilis isolate aRanVar5 chromosome 1, aRanVar5.hap1, whole genome shotgun sequence genomic window:
- the APEX1 gene encoding DNA repair nuclease/redox regulator APEX1, protein MPKRGKKDDIKCETESAVQDEEPENKKGKKGGKEAEPVIQYEDAPDKLTTEDGKKSTLKISSWNVDGIRAWVKKAGLTWVREEDPDILCLQETKCAEKALPADIKEMPEYPHKYWACSDEKEGYSGVAMLCKEKPLDVSYGIGIEEHDKEGRVITAEFDSFYLVAAYVPNSSRGLVRLDYRQRWDVDFRAYLKGLDSKKPLILCGDLNVAHQEIDLKNPKTNKKTPGFTPQEREGFGALLDEGFIDSFRQLYPDKQYAYTFWTYMMNARGKNVGWRLDYFVLSKALLPTLCDSKIRSKAMGSDHCPITLYMAM, encoded by the exons ATGCCTAAAAGAGGAAAGAAGGATGACATCAAGTGTGAGACGGAGTCTGCTGTCCAAGATGAGG AACCTGAAAACAAGAAAGGAAAGAAGGGAGGTAAGGAAGCCGAACCAGTGATCCAGTATGAGGATGCCCCAGACAAACTGACCACTGAAGATGGCAAGAAGTCCACACTGAAGATCAGCTCCTGGAATGTTGATGGTATTAGAGCATGGGTCAAAAAAGCCGGTTTAACG TGGGTACGAGAAGAGGATCCTGACATCCTCTGTCTTCAGGAGACAAAGTGTGCAGAGAAGGCTCTCCCTGCAGACATTAAAGAAATGCCGGAGTACCCCCATAAGTATTGGGCCTGTTCTGATGAAAAGGAGGGTTACAGCGGAGTGGCAATGCTTTGCAAAGAGAAGCCTCTGGATGTCTCGTATGGCATTG GGATTGAGGAGCATGATAAGGAGGGTCGCGTGATCACTGCTGAGTTTGACTCCTTCTATTTGGTTGCTGCTTATGTTCCCAACTCCAGCCGCGGGCTTGTACGCTTAGATTACCGCCAGCGCTGGGATGTAGACTTCCGTGCGTATTTAAAGGGATTAGACAGCAAAAAGCCACTCATCTTGTGCGGTGACTTAAATGTTGCACATCAGGAGATTGACTTAAAGAACCCCAAAACCAACAAGAAAACCCCTGGATTCACTCCCCAGGAGAGAGAGGGATTCGGAGCACTGCTAGATGAAGGCTTCATAGACAGCTTTCGACAGCTGTACCCCGACAAGCAGTATGCGTACACCTTTTGGACTTACATGATGAATGCTCGGGGCAAGAATGTTGGCTGGAGACTGGATTACTTTGTCCTGTCAAAAGCTTTGCTTCCAACCTTGTGTGACAGCAAGATCAGGAGCAAAGCCATGGGAAGTGACCACTGCCCAATAACCCTGTATATGGCCATGTAA